A stretch of Desulfurivibrio alkaliphilus AHT 2 DNA encodes these proteins:
- the trmD gene encoding tRNA (guanosine(37)-N1)-methyltransferase TrmD, which translates to MHFDILTIFPDFFDSPLAQGMIRRAVQDGIVTLAVHNIRDFAEDRHAMTDDRPFGGGEGMVMKPEPLAAAVRHARGQVTGGGSEAAKVLLLSPQGQSLNQELAAELAAERHLILVCGRYEGVDERFRASYVDREVSIGDYILTGGEPAALVLLDCLTRLLPGVLGCDASAANDTFSPGSRGGLKYPQYTRPRVFEDREVPEVLLSGDHAAIADWRLVQAVRRTARRRPELLKAADFTPAELRLLAKHGIEIK; encoded by the coding sequence TGATATCTTAACTATTTTTCCGGATTTCTTTGATTCCCCTCTGGCCCAGGGGATGATCCGGCGGGCGGTGCAGGACGGTATCGTGACCCTGGCCGTCCATAATATCCGCGATTTTGCCGAAGACCGGCACGCCATGACCGATGACCGCCCGTTTGGCGGCGGCGAAGGAATGGTGATGAAGCCGGAACCGCTGGCCGCCGCAGTTCGCCATGCCCGCGGGCAGGTCACCGGCGGCGGCTCGGAAGCGGCCAAGGTCCTGCTCCTGAGCCCCCAGGGGCAAAGCCTGAACCAGGAGCTGGCCGCGGAACTTGCCGCCGAAAGACATTTGATCCTGGTCTGCGGCCGTTACGAAGGGGTGGATGAACGTTTCCGGGCCTCCTATGTGGACCGTGAAGTATCCATCGGTGATTATATCCTCACCGGTGGTGAGCCGGCCGCTCTGGTGCTGCTTGATTGCCTCACCCGGCTGTTGCCCGGGGTGCTGGGGTGTGACGCTTCGGCGGCCAATGATACCTTCAGCCCGGGTAGCCGGGGCGGATTGAAATACCCGCAGTACACCCGACCCCGGGTCTTTGAAGATCGCGAGGTGCCGGAGGTGCTGCTCTCCGGCGACCATGCCGCCATTGCCGACTGGCGTCTGGTGCAAGCGGTGCGGCGTACCGCCCGGCGGCGGCCGGAGTTGCTCAAGGCGGCGGATTTCACGCCGGCGGAACTGCGTCTGCTGGCCAAA